From the genome of Scytonema hofmannii PCC 7110, one region includes:
- a CDS encoding DNA methyltransferase, whose protein sequence is MIASNAFLSQLVFSALVEGGLEFRGELIRLVRTLRGGDRPKNAEDEFPYVSSMLRGCYEPWGVLRKPIPLGMKLSDCLRQFQTGGLRRNLDGTPLGDVIPSERTSQQERAIANHPSLKPQSFLRQIVYAALPLGEGVVVDPFTGSGSTVAAGEAIGICCIGVERNLEYYEMSRTAIPKLITLETPKQQMNDLQLTLW, encoded by the coding sequence TTGATCGCAAGTAATGCTTTTCTTTCCCAGCTAGTTTTCTCTGCTTTAGTTGAAGGGGGATTGGAGTTTCGTGGGGAATTAATTCGCCTTGTGAGAACACTTCGTGGCGGAGATCGACCCAAAAATGCTGAAGATGAATTTCCATATGTCTCCTCTATGCTGCGAGGCTGTTATGAACCTTGGGGCGTTTTACGAAAACCCATACCGTTAGGAATGAAGTTAAGTGACTGTCTCCGACAATTCCAAACTGGTGGGTTAAGACGAAACCTAGACGGTACACCATTGGGTGATGTAATTCCTAGCGAACGGACTTCTCAACAAGAAAGAGCTATTGCTAATCATCCAAGTCTTAAACCACAGTCTTTTCTTCGGCAGATTGTTTATGCAGCGTTACCTTTGGGTGAGGGCGTAGTTGTAGATCCTTTTACGGGTTCTGGTTCAACAGTAGCAGCAGGGGAAGCTATTGGCATCTGCTGCATTGGAGTTGAGCGGAATTTAGAGTATTACGAGATGAGTCGGACTGCTATTCCTAAATTAATAACTCTAGAAACTCCAAAACAGCAAATGAACGATTTGCAGCTAACGTTATGGTAA
- a CDS encoding IS200/IS605 family accessory protein TnpB-related protein, with translation MPQVYQTYVTQIDNNLTNETHTLEMLEQFSPVAAQMSLVALEGLQSDMKKEKLNSLIQNTFKVNKRHANSVINFVTGELESAKESHKRHLNTLDAKIKSVKSEIERLNKRLKNHREYAQAVEKHNLAIKYPQKTQARKLKKVPVLKKFPEFDNACPINGKPHGKTYLQLAKQQLHQKKRQLKMYLDRRAKVIQRGVKVNLGNVGKVTFVGSTNETNSNQICQLTPDVIPSLRIRVPYFLEATYGEYLTLPLYKINKQGYNNIVTAWALNNALTYVFSKNKKGKWVVAITCLVDFSITSHDKYAGCIGLDINPGSIGWCATNRHGNPVAWGKVNLDLHSCSTEQTEARLADAITELTSRALATKKPIVIEKLDFSQKKKQLHSGRKYNRMLSGFAYAKFKELLKARCLKLGIKIIEVSPKYSSQIGVVKYMKRYGMGSDSAAGLVLARRGMNIYYEKLPARYAFQSSIQTEPRQHVFAHWQRFHKHYLKLGSRNAWFGLPTLTGSAGDGLVNTGFLGFPKLQHKHGSPTPHPSVKV, from the coding sequence ATGCCTCAAGTTTATCAAACATATGTGACTCAGATTGACAATAATTTAACGAATGAAACACACACGCTTGAGATGTTAGAACAGTTCTCACCAGTTGCAGCCCAGATGTCCCTTGTGGCGTTAGAAGGTTTACAAAGTGATATGAAAAAGGAGAAGTTAAACTCCCTAATTCAAAACACTTTTAAAGTAAACAAGCGTCATGCCAACAGTGTCATTAATTTTGTTACAGGTGAGTTGGAATCGGCTAAGGAGTCCCATAAAAGACATCTAAATACACTAGACGCCAAAATAAAATCAGTTAAGTCAGAAATTGAAAGGTTGAACAAACGACTGAAGAATCACAGGGAATATGCCCAAGCCGTAGAGAAACATAATTTAGCCATCAAATATCCTCAAAAAACTCAAGCTAGAAAACTGAAAAAAGTTCCTGTACTTAAGAAATTCCCTGAGTTTGATAACGCTTGTCCGATTAACGGTAAACCTCACGGTAAGACTTATTTGCAACTAGCTAAACAGCAATTACATCAGAAAAAGCGCCAATTGAAGATGTACTTAGACCGTAGAGCTAAAGTAATCCAACGAGGGGTCAAAGTAAATCTGGGGAACGTAGGAAAGGTAACATTTGTTGGGAGTACTAACGAAACTAACAGCAATCAAATATGTCAGCTAACACCTGATGTTATCCCAAGTCTAAGAATACGTGTCCCTTACTTTTTAGAGGCAACGTATGGAGAATATCTGACCTTACCACTTTACAAAATTAACAAGCAAGGATACAACAATATAGTTACCGCTTGGGCATTAAACAACGCTCTCACTTATGTATTTAGCAAAAATAAAAAAGGGAAGTGGGTAGTCGCTATTACTTGTTTAGTTGACTTTTCTATTACCAGTCATGATAAATATGCAGGTTGTATTGGTTTAGATATTAATCCCGGTTCTATAGGCTGGTGTGCAACCAACCGTCACGGCAATCCTGTAGCTTGGGGAAAAGTTAATTTAGATCTACACTCTTGTTCAACAGAACAAACAGAAGCAAGATTAGCTGATGCTATTACAGAACTGACATCTAGAGCGCTAGCTACTAAAAAACCAATTGTTATTGAGAAATTAGACTTCTCTCAAAAGAAGAAACAACTTCATAGCGGGCGCAAATATAATCGGATGTTATCAGGTTTTGCTTATGCCAAGTTCAAAGAATTGTTAAAAGCTAGATGCTTAAAACTCGGCATCAAAATTATTGAGGTAAGTCCCAAATATTCTAGCCAAATCGGCGTTGTCAAATATATGAAACGCTATGGTATGGGAAGCGATAGCGCCGCCGGTCTAGTTTTAGCGCGTCGCGGGATGAATATTTACTATGAGAAACTGCCAGCGAGATACGCCTTTCAGAGTTCGATTCAAACCGAACCTCGTCAGCACGTCTTTGCACACTGGCAGCGTTTCCATAAGCATTACTTGAAGCTAGGTTCTCGTAATGCTTGGTTCGGTTTACCTACTCTCACAGGGTCTGCGGGTGACGGCTTGGTGAACACCGGTTTTCTTGGGTTTCCAAAGCTTCAGCACAAGCATGGGAGTCCAACTCCTCATCCGTCTGTGAAGGTGTGA
- a CDS encoding SAM hydrolase/SAM-dependent halogenase family protein: MLTLLTDFGTRDVYVGAMKGVIAQINPQLTVVDLTHEVPPQDIAAARFCLMDAYLYFPVGTVHLAVVDPGVGSMRRAIAVQFAKGYLVGPDNGIFGGVLSESTAIAAVELTNSKYWRTPQPSRTFHGRDIFAPVAAYLSCGVPLKQLGEPIAPTTLVQLDIAKCTATETGISGSIQYIDHFGNLVTNIPGSDVLGRNWNIEVAGITIPNCSTYNEVNVGEAIALVGSHGWVEIAVNNGNARSQLQIELGVVVVVYFDC, encoded by the coding sequence ATGCTTACCTTGCTAACCGATTTTGGAACCCGTGATGTTTACGTTGGGGCAATGAAGGGAGTTATTGCCCAAATCAACCCACAACTTACAGTGGTAGACTTGACACATGAAGTTCCACCACAAGACATCGCGGCGGCTCGGTTCTGCTTAATGGATGCTTACCTCTATTTCCCAGTTGGTACAGTGCATCTGGCTGTTGTCGATCCTGGTGTAGGAAGTATGCGACGAGCGATCGCAGTCCAGTTTGCCAAAGGTTACCTAGTGGGACCCGATAACGGTATATTCGGTGGAGTTTTGAGTGAAAGCACAGCGATAGCAGCAGTAGAACTGACAAACTCCAAGTACTGGAGAACCCCTCAACCCAGCAGAACTTTCCATGGAAGGGACATTTTTGCACCAGTTGCAGCTTATCTTTCTTGCGGAGTACCCCTCAAACAGCTAGGTGAGCCAATCGCTCCAACAACTCTAGTACAATTGGATATCGCCAAATGTACGGCAACGGAAACTGGTATAAGTGGTAGTATTCAATATATTGACCATTTTGGTAACTTAGTGACTAACATTCCAGGAAGTGATGTGCTGGGCAGAAACTGGAATATAGAAGTTGCGGGAATAACTATTCCCAACTGTAGCACTTATAATGAAGTTAACGTTGGTGAAGCGATCGCACTTGTGGGCAGCCATGGTTGGGTGGAAATTGCTGTGAACAATGGGAATGCGCGCTCGCAGTTGCAGATAGAGTTGGGTGTAGTGGTGGTAGTCTATTTTGATTGTTGA
- a CDS encoding IS607 family transposase has product MESTSEVTISIGDAAKELGVSTKTLRRWADSGKIKSERSPTGQRRFFLADIKRITPRDLKQLDERITINYARVSSHDQKADLVRQSQVLEAFSSANGWQFETIQDLGSGLNYQKKGLQRLLKRIMQGDVSRLVLTHKDRLLRFGAELVFAMCEEFETEVVIINKTNEEITFEQELVQDMIELITVFSARLYGARSKKNKKLIEGISNVIEEVK; this is encoded by the coding sequence ATGGAGAGTACATCAGAAGTGACGATTAGTATTGGAGATGCTGCAAAAGAATTAGGCGTTTCCACGAAGACTTTAAGACGTTGGGCTGATTCAGGAAAGATAAAGAGTGAACGTTCACCCACAGGTCAAAGAAGATTTTTTCTGGCTGATATTAAACGCATTACGCCAAGAGATCTAAAACAGCTAGATGAACGTATAACCATTAACTATGCTAGAGTTTCAAGCCACGACCAGAAAGCAGATTTAGTTCGTCAATCTCAAGTTTTAGAGGCTTTTAGCAGTGCTAATGGTTGGCAGTTTGAAACCATTCAAGATTTAGGATCGGGTCTGAACTACCAGAAAAAAGGACTTCAAAGACTTCTCAAACGCATAATGCAAGGAGATGTCAGCCGCCTTGTACTGACGCACAAAGATAGGCTATTGAGATTTGGTGCCGAGCTTGTATTTGCTATGTGCGAAGAATTTGAAACTGAAGTGGTCATTATTAATAAGACCAATGAAGAAATCACTTTTGAGCAAGAGTTAGTACAAGACATGATTGAGTTGATTACAGTATTTTCAGCCCGGTTGTATGGCGCTAGAAGTAAGAAGAATAAAAAATTAATCGAGGGAATATCTAATGTAATTGAGGAGGTGAAGTAA
- a CDS encoding DUF2301 domain-containing membrane protein, with protein sequence MAQQTLSAPSVYQGQFGEFTITQSDRTGVIVYRTGLMVAALSFATGSALVLFNQNPEIFQVLTPLYACFSLALGVSLLTIHIYMAVLHRLLQVFWAIGSVAAMVLALYSIEPLAVTVYTQPLTLLGVGFTFVALTGIYFKEAFCFNRFETKILTPIVPLLLLGHLVGVLPIYGEKVLLGIWATLFVVFAVRKVVQSIPPDIGDKSVFEYLKTQRSAQLS encoded by the coding sequence ATGGCTCAGCAAACTTTATCTGCACCGTCCGTTTATCAAGGTCAATTTGGGGAGTTTACGATTACTCAGAGCGATCGCACGGGTGTCATTGTCTACCGTACTGGGCTTATGGTAGCTGCACTCAGCTTTGCCACGGGTAGTGCTTTAGTTCTATTTAACCAGAACCCAGAAATTTTCCAAGTACTTACACCTTTATATGCCTGTTTCAGTCTGGCATTAGGTGTCAGCTTACTTACAATACATATATATATGGCAGTGCTGCACCGACTTTTACAAGTTTTTTGGGCAATTGGTAGTGTTGCTGCTATGGTACTAGCACTATATAGTATTGAGCCTTTAGCGGTAACTGTTTACACTCAACCATTGACTTTACTGGGAGTAGGCTTTACCTTTGTAGCGCTGACAGGAATTTATTTTAAAGAAGCGTTTTGCTTTAATCGTTTTGAGACTAAAATACTAACGCCAATAGTACCGTTGCTTCTGCTAGGACATTTAGTTGGGGTGTTGCCAATTTATGGGGAAAAAGTTTTATTAGGTATTTGGGCAACTTTATTCGTGGTATTTGCTGTGCGGAAGGTTGTGCAATCCATTCCTCCAGATATCGGGGATAAATCCGTGTTTGAGTATCTAAAAACTCAGCGATCGGCGCAACTTTCTTGA
- a CDS encoding DUF4394 domain-containing protein — protein MKLKKVSKFIVVFTVITTCLGFSVNKSSANTAVKTVAQTIDNFLEPKIDIAIPVLFTDIPAVKFIGLTANNTLVNINLRGVSQVVQVTGINGNLQAIDFRPANRLLYGVTDTDNVYTIDPVSGVATFVSKLSSSFNGGFQSGFDFNPVPDRLRIVGSNEQNFRTNVDNGQTIVDVNLAYGATDANAGVDPNITAEAYTNSFAGTTTTQLFGIDYDLDVLVLQNPPNNGTLQTIGSLGVNFAPIGGFDIFTDAQGKNTAYAVSDTVLYTINLSTGAATKIANVPRGNFIGLAVTSND, from the coding sequence ATGAAACTGAAAAAAGTCAGTAAATTTATTGTGGTTTTTACTGTAATAACCACTTGCCTAGGTTTCAGTGTCAACAAAAGTTCGGCTAACACTGCCGTAAAAACTGTTGCACAGACTATTGATAACTTTTTGGAACCAAAAATTGATATCGCTATTCCTGTACTGTTCACTGATATACCCGCCGTGAAATTTATTGGTTTAACCGCCAACAATACTTTAGTGAATATAAACCTGCGAGGAGTGAGTCAAGTCGTTCAAGTCACAGGAATTAACGGCAACTTACAAGCCATTGACTTTCGTCCAGCAAACCGTCTGCTCTACGGTGTTACAGACACTGACAATGTATATACTATTGACCCCGTCAGCGGTGTAGCTACGTTTGTGAGCAAGCTATCTAGTAGCTTTAATGGAGGATTTCAATCAGGGTTTGACTTCAATCCCGTACCAGACCGCCTGCGAATAGTCGGTAGCAATGAGCAAAATTTCCGTACTAACGTAGATAACGGTCAAACTATTGTCGATGTAAACCTGGCTTATGGTGCAACAGATGCCAATGCGGGAGTTGACCCCAACATTACCGCTGAAGCCTACACCAATTCCTTTGCTGGAACGACAACGACTCAACTTTTTGGCATTGACTACGACCTTGACGTATTAGTGTTGCAAAACCCACCCAATAATGGCACTCTCCAAACAATAGGCTCTCTCGGCGTCAACTTTGCGCCCATAGGCGGGTTCGACATCTTCACAGACGCACAAGGCAAAAATACTGCCTATGCAGTGTCTGATACAGTCCTTTACACCATCAATCTGTCCACCGGGGCTGCAACAAAAATCGCTAACGTACCTAGAGGTAACTTCATCGGTTTAGCTGTCACCTCCAACGACTGA
- the psb28 gene encoding photosystem II reaction center protein Psb28: MTSKTPSIQFFAGIFEELNNVSLRRNLRSGNRIVVMLFKQVKALNGFNSFTKQSLNSMLLTDEEGEIRVTPSSTQFIFGGAEGDELQRVECKFEIEQEDQWQRFMRFMKRYSEANGLVYGES; this comes from the coding sequence ATGACTTCTAAAACACCGTCCATTCAATTTTTTGCTGGCATTTTTGAAGAACTGAACAATGTCAGTCTGCGTCGTAACCTTCGTTCTGGTAACCGCATAGTTGTGATGCTTTTTAAGCAAGTGAAAGCTTTGAATGGATTTAATAGCTTCACAAAACAATCTTTGAATTCGATGCTATTAACTGATGAAGAAGGAGAAATTCGTGTCACACCTTCTTCGACTCAATTTATTTTTGGAGGCGCAGAAGGAGATGAATTGCAGAGAGTAGAGTGTAAATTTGAAATAGAGCAAGAAGATCAATGGCAAAGGTTTATGCGCTTTATGAAACGTTACAGTGAAGCCAACGGCCTGGTTTACGGAGAGTCTTAA
- a CDS encoding acyltransferase: protein MNSELFGSKWIRLQEVIVASLLGGLPTIALGPKLRNLLYRSTFAHIGNTVYIQEDVEFLGTSCIEIGNEVYIFKGVRIDGRGHQNNRISLDNAVAIERNTTIGCLNDSYIQIGQETFIGPDVCIAGPGDIKIGKRCLIASYTGIFANNHNFTDPIEPIKYQGISRKGIAIEDDCWLGHKVTVLDGVTIGEGSVIGAGAVVTKDIPPYSVAVGVPARVIKSRIGKKLVNSSD, encoded by the coding sequence ATGAATTCCGAACTTTTTGGTTCAAAATGGATACGTCTGCAAGAAGTTATAGTCGCTAGTTTACTAGGAGGTCTTCCAACAATTGCGTTGGGACCAAAGTTGCGAAATTTATTGTATCGTAGTACTTTCGCCCATATAGGCAACACTGTTTATATTCAAGAGGATGTTGAATTTCTTGGTACTTCTTGTATTGAAATAGGGAATGAGGTGTATATTTTCAAAGGTGTTCGTATAGATGGAAGAGGACACCAAAACAATCGAATTTCTCTGGACAATGCAGTCGCTATTGAGCGGAACACGACTATAGGTTGCTTGAACGACTCTTATATACAAATAGGTCAAGAAACTTTCATCGGTCCTGATGTATGTATTGCTGGACCTGGAGATATCAAAATTGGCAAGCGGTGTCTAATAGCTTCATACACAGGAATATTTGCCAATAATCATAATTTTACAGATCCTATAGAACCAATCAAATACCAAGGCATTTCTCGTAAGGGAATTGCGATCGAGGATGATTGTTGGCTGGGTCACAAGGTAACTGTATTAGATGGAGTAACTATCGGAGAGGGTAGTGTCATCGGTGCAGGAGCCGTCGTGACTAAAGATATTCCCCCTTATTCCGTTGCTGTGGGCGTTCCTGCACGGGTAATCAAAAGCCGAATTGGCAAGAAACTGGTCAATTCTAGTGACTAA
- the dprA gene encoding DNA-processing protein DprA translates to MGQERAYWVAWSQISGVGPILLGRLQQHFGSLARAWEATEAQLKKVEGFGFQTLSKVIQQRSRLHPETFLEQHQQQNPHFWTPADPEYPRLLLEIPSPPPVLYYRGEVDLLENIGQKPTVGIVGTRQPSEYGLRWTRQISIALAKNGFTVVSGLADGIDTESHSATLKAGGRTLAVLGTGVDVVYPSKNKELYKQILPNGLVLSEYPSKTPPDRTHFPRRNRIIAGLSRAVFVMEAPIRSGALITASYANEFGRDIYALPGRLDDYPSQGCLKLISQGAVPILKELDELLKMLGAIPELDSVEATSPPQQLSLPDLSPELQQVMNVLSSEALPFDFIVQQTGMAAGLVSSALLQLELMGLVSQLPGMRYQYR, encoded by the coding sequence GTGGGACAAGAACGTGCGTATTGGGTAGCGTGGTCGCAAATTTCTGGAGTTGGTCCTATCCTGTTAGGACGGTTACAACAACATTTTGGCTCACTAGCAAGAGCTTGGGAAGCAACCGAAGCTCAGTTGAAAAAGGTAGAAGGTTTTGGTTTTCAAACATTATCTAAGGTTATACAACAGCGATCGCGATTGCACCCAGAAACATTTCTCGAACAACATCAACAGCAAAACCCTCATTTTTGGACACCAGCCGATCCAGAATATCCTCGGTTGCTGCTAGAAATTCCTAGTCCGCCCCCTGTTTTGTACTATCGCGGCGAAGTTGATTTGCTGGAAAATATTGGACAGAAACCAACAGTTGGTATTGTTGGAACACGCCAACCCTCAGAGTATGGTTTGCGTTGGACTCGTCAAATTAGTATAGCTTTAGCTAAAAACGGTTTCACAGTTGTTTCTGGTTTAGCAGACGGAATTGATACTGAAAGCCATAGCGCTACTCTTAAAGCCGGAGGACGTACACTAGCAGTCCTCGGTACAGGCGTAGATGTTGTTTATCCATCTAAAAATAAAGAACTTTACAAACAGATTTTGCCTAATGGGTTAGTTTTGAGTGAATATCCCTCAAAAACTCCACCCGATCGCACCCACTTTCCTCGTCGCAATCGGATCATAGCTGGTTTGAGTCGCGCTGTGTTTGTTATGGAAGCACCAATCAGATCGGGTGCTTTGATTACTGCTAGTTATGCCAATGAATTTGGACGAGATATTTACGCATTACCAGGAAGGTTAGATGACTACCCTTCCCAAGGCTGTTTAAAACTTATTAGCCAAGGCGCTGTTCCCATTCTTAAAGAATTAGACGAATTACTAAAAATGCTGGGAGCAATACCGGAACTTGATTCTGTTGAAGCAACCTCGCCACCTCAGCAGTTAAGTCTACCAGATTTGTCCCCAGAACTTCAACAGGTTATGAATGTGCTTTCTTCAGAGGCATTACCCTTTGATTTTATTGTTCAACAAACTGGTATGGCTGCTGGTTTAGTATCCAGCGCTTTACTGCAGTTAGAACTGATGGGTTTAGTTTCACAGCTTCCTGGGATGCGGTATCAATACCGTTAG
- a CDS encoding WecB/TagA/CpsF family glycosyltransferase produces the protein MITLFQCAPVQQKQIQLLNVNIHNITLEELLKKLRFGGLVFTPNVDHVMKLQTNREFYRVYQEADYRVCDSQILMYASRLLGNPIKQKICGSDLFPAFYNYYKHNKNIKIFLLGGLGDVAQRAQQNINSKVGRDIVVATYAPSFGFEKNEEECQKIVNLINVSKATVLAIGVGAPKQELWISKYRNQLKKVKTFFAIGATINFEAGDVERSPKWMSEVGLEWFYRLISEPRRLWKRYLLDSIPFFWLIVQQRFHLYKDPWLVETTYDLRIQEESRSNLLN, from the coding sequence ATGATTACCCTATTTCAGTGTGCTCCCGTGCAACAAAAACAAATTCAATTGCTTAATGTAAACATACATAACATTACCCTTGAGGAGCTATTAAAAAAGCTTCGATTTGGTGGGCTTGTGTTTACTCCTAATGTAGACCACGTTATGAAGTTGCAGACAAATCGGGAATTCTATCGTGTTTATCAAGAAGCTGACTACAGAGTTTGCGACAGTCAAATATTAATGTATGCATCTAGACTTTTAGGTAACCCCATCAAGCAGAAAATTTGTGGTTCGGATTTGTTTCCAGCATTTTACAACTATTACAAACACAATAAGAACATCAAGATTTTTTTACTAGGTGGATTGGGAGATGTCGCACAAAGAGCACAGCAAAACATTAATTCCAAGGTAGGTCGGGATATAGTTGTCGCCACTTATGCACCTAGCTTTGGGTTTGAGAAAAATGAAGAGGAATGCCAAAAGATTGTCAATCTGATTAATGTATCAAAAGCTACAGTTTTAGCGATTGGTGTGGGCGCTCCAAAGCAGGAACTATGGATTTCTAAATATAGAAATCAATTAAAGAAAGTTAAAACGTTTTTCGCTATTGGTGCAACCATCAACTTTGAGGCTGGAGACGTGGAGAGATCTCCTAAGTGGATGAGTGAGGTAGGTTTGGAGTGGTTCTATAGACTTATAAGTGAGCCGAGGCGACTTTGGAAAAGATATTTGCTTGATAGTATTCCCTTCTTTTGGCTGATTGTCCAACAGCGATTTCACCTTTACAAAGATCCGTGGCTTGTTGAAACGACTTACGATCTTAGAATTCAAGAAGAAAGCAGATCCAATCTCTTAAATTGA
- a CDS encoding acyltransferase, translated as MKHQQSLSKWKRIQQSFLTNLLGNIPTRFVGGNLRNLLYRTIFTRVGNSVYIQHGVMFLNTSGIEIGNGVQILQGARINTIGHPNNRIYLGDRCVLEHGVDIRAMNDTCIHIDEGTYIGSYVCLAGSGNIKIGKNCLIAAQVGIFANNHIFDDPMRNIEDQGVTRKGIAIGNDCWLGHAVTVLDGVTIGEGSVIGAGSVVTKDIPSYSVAVGIPARVIKSRKSKELVNSGSYYQ; from the coding sequence ATGAAGCACCAACAATCTTTATCAAAGTGGAAGCGTATACAACAAAGTTTTTTAACTAACTTATTAGGTAATATCCCCACAAGGTTTGTGGGTGGTAACTTACGCAATCTACTGTATCGTACTATTTTTACCCGTGTTGGTAATTCAGTTTATATTCAACACGGCGTTATGTTTCTTAACACTTCTGGCATTGAAATTGGCAATGGGGTGCAAATTTTACAAGGCGCTCGTATAAATACAATCGGACACCCAAATAATAGAATCTATCTTGGAGATAGATGTGTCCTTGAGCATGGTGTTGACATTAGGGCAATGAATGATACTTGCATCCATATTGATGAAGGTACGTATATCGGTTCCTATGTTTGTTTAGCAGGTTCTGGAAACATCAAAATCGGTAAAAACTGTTTAATTGCAGCGCAAGTAGGGATATTTGCTAACAATCACATTTTTGATGACCCTATGCGAAATATTGAAGACCAAGGTGTCACTCGCAAGGGAATTGCGATTGGGAATGACTGTTGGCTAGGTCATGCGGTGACTGTATTAGATGGAGTGACTATCGGTGAGGGTAGTGTTATCGGTGCCGGCTCAGTTGTGACTAAAGATATTCCTTCCTACTCAGTTGCTGTAGGTATACCCGCACGAGTCATCAAAAGCCGAAAGTCCAAGGAACTTGTAAATTCTGGTAGTTATTATCAATAA
- a CDS encoding acyltransferase, which produces MTVQEDLNINQLPSTSPTVLSRIIELAVTNLIGWIPRPLGVLLRRLAYRLILARVGRGLYIQMGVEFLGGCLVEIGDDVKIMRDVRFDMRAPHSLLRIGNRVCIDRGVDIRATVSHCSISIGDSTYLGPYICMSGPGDIKIGKECLIASHTSIYANNHREHGLSREGIEIQDNVWIGSGVRILDGVTIGKGSVIGAGAVVTKDIPPFSIAVGVPAKVIKASKGVGRA; this is translated from the coding sequence ATGACAGTTCAAGAAGATCTCAACATTAACCAGCTGCCGTCTACCTCACCTACAGTTTTGTCACGGATAATAGAGTTGGCTGTAACTAATCTGATCGGATGGATTCCTCGTCCACTTGGTGTTCTGCTGCGACGACTGGCTTACCGTTTAATACTTGCTCGCGTGGGTCGGGGTCTTTATATTCAGATGGGAGTTGAGTTTCTTGGAGGCTGTTTAGTTGAGATTGGCGATGATGTTAAAATTATGCGAGATGTACGCTTTGACATGAGAGCGCCACACAGCTTACTACGTATTGGTAATAGAGTTTGTATCGATCGCGGTGTTGATATCAGAGCAACTGTTTCTCATTGCTCGATCTCAATTGGTGATAGTACCTACTTAGGACCTTATATCTGTATGTCCGGACCTGGTGATATAAAAATTGGCAAGGAATGCCTAATTGCATCCCATACAAGCATTTACGCCAACAATCACAGAGAGCATGGATTAAGCCGTGAAGGAATTGAAATTCAGGACAATGTTTGGATAGGTTCTGGAGTCAGGATTTTAGATGGAGTGACTATTGGTAAAGGAAGTGTAATCGGTGCTGGAGCCGTTGTTACCAAAGATATCCCTCCCTTTTCCATCGCAGTTGGAGTCCCTGCAAAAGTTATTAAAGCTAGTAAGGGAGTTGGCAGAGCTTGA